Genomic window (Bacteroidota bacterium):
TCCTGAAATTTGTGAATGAGCAGGGAAAGATACTTCCCCGCAGGATAACCGGCACATCTACCAAGTATCAGAAAAAGGTTGCCCAGGCAATTAAAAGGGCAAGGCATCTTGCCTTAATGCCTTATGTTGCAGATATGTTAAAATAAGGAGGAGCGATCATGGAAGTCATTTTAAAACAAGATATTCCCACCCTGGGATATAAGGATGATGTGGTAAAGGTAAAAGATGGGTACGCCAGGAATTTTCTCATTCCGAAAGGTTTAGCCATTTTAGCTACGGAATCGAGCCGCAAGGTGGTTGCCGAAGTTAAACGCCAAAAAGCCTTCAAAGATGAAAAGATCCGCAAGGAAGCGGAAATCATGGCCGAAGCCCTGAAAAAGGTGAAACTTACCATTGGTGCAAAGGCCGGTACATCCGGAAAAATTTTCGGTTCGGTAAATAATGTTCAGATTGCCGATGCACTCAAGGAAAAGAACTATGATATTGACCGCAAACGTATCCTGGTTGACGGTGAATCCATCAAGGAAATCGGAAGCTATAAAGCCAAAATAAACCTGCACAAGGAAATCTCTGTTGAGATTGAATTTGAGGTTATTGCCGAGTAAGCTTCTGGTATAAATAAAGATTTATCCTGTCTGGTATAAAATTAAAACCGGGCAGGATTTTTTATATGCCCTGATTAAAGGTAATAAAGAAGTTTGCAAGGAAATTCCAGACCGTTACAACTCCTATGGCAACCAGCTTGGCGAGATAAAAATTCCATTTAAGCCTGGAAACTATCAGATATAAAATCAGATTATTGATCCCCAGTCCGATCAGTGAAATGACCAGAAATTCACCGTATTCGAGCGCAATATCCGGATTGGTACTTTTAAAAGTCCAGATACGGTTAAATACATAGTTTGAAGTGGCTGCCAGGGTGAATCCGATAGAATTGGAAATGTATTTCTGTACTTTAAAGATCTCCTTGAAAATGTAGGTAAACCCATAATCCACAAGGAGTCCCGAAAATCCCACTGCTCCGAACTTGAGGAATTTCAGCAGGAATGTTTTTGTGAGAAAATCCAGCATTGCCTTTAATGAAAGGCACAAATATAATGAATGTTTGCTAAGGACTACAATTGCACGATCAGCACTTTCTTCTCTCCGTTACGCATAACATCGACAGTGATAATCTGACCGGGTTCAAGCTTTTTCAAACGGTTCATGTAATCATAGATATTTCCGACCGGATTTCCGTCTATGGCAGTAATT
Coding sequences:
- the rpsR gene encoding 30S ribosomal protein S18, translating into MADNSSEIKYLTPIAVDTKKKKYCRFKKNRIRYIDYKDADFLLKFVNEQGKILPRRITGTSTKYQKKVAQAIKRARHLALMPYVADMLK
- the rplI gene encoding 50S ribosomal protein L9; this encodes MEVILKQDIPTLGYKDDVVKVKDGYARNFLIPKGLAILATESSRKVVAEVKRQKAFKDEKIRKEAEIMAEALKKVKLTIGAKAGTSGKIFGSVNNVQIADALKEKNYDIDRKRILVDGESIKEIGSYKAKINLHKEISVEIEFEVIAE
- a CDS encoding GtrA family protein, yielding MLDFLTKTFLLKFLKFGAVGFSGLLVDYGFTYIFKEIFKVQKYISNSIGFTLAATSNYVFNRIWTFKSTNPDIALEYGEFLVISLIGLGINNLILYLIVSRLKWNFYLAKLVAIGVVTVWNFLANFFITFNQGI